Proteins encoded by one window of Streptomyces uncialis:
- a CDS encoding ATP-binding protein, with translation MVRSTPDESTSFVGRRSELSRLAEAFAGHRMVTLTGPGGVGKSRLALHAVTTGVLGPPDTVAWADLSPLQDERLLAATVSDASGLADHTPRMPADALCAWLADKRMLLVLDSCEHLVDACRDLAGDLLTACPGLTILATSRQPVGIPGEMRFEVGPLPFDGDALTLFTDRARAAAPGLRLDGPEQTRAVAAICRRLDGIPLALELAGAQLREGTVEEVEKRLRTALSALDTVEPVSPARHQSLRTAIGWSHELCAPLERLLWARLSVLRGTFDESAARAVCVGGPLRADAVAPALAGLVAKSVVSRRGNGFRMLDTVREYGRMWLAELGEEKAAEGRHARAFLNLVRRADDGWLGPGQAGWYRRLAAAHPDVCAALDHLLTTDPHAATEMASRVGFFWACCGHLHEARDYLESALALYGVPGPTRTRAQWALGCAALLQGEHDKARLLGELCAQEAERDDDLEGRRSAAYLLGITHLLSGRPLAAGNVADRALATAPDGPFASASVLRCHLVRIFALTGSGQLDQATAEAEKLRRGCVSRGEYWARNYTYYQLSLIALFQDRPEEAAEHARAMLDGKRRLGDTFGIALGLDLLAAALAAGGENNSAARLAGTGLAYWRAVGHAQRGTPELGPIREECERAAREALGDESYDREFRTGVEEDASLALARVVGG, from the coding sequence GTGGTGCGAAGTACTCCTGACGAGTCCACGAGCTTTGTCGGACGCAGGTCCGAACTGTCACGGCTGGCCGAGGCGTTCGCCGGGCACCGAATGGTGACCCTGACGGGCCCCGGCGGTGTCGGCAAGTCGAGGCTTGCCCTGCACGCCGTCACGACGGGGGTCCTCGGGCCGCCCGACACGGTGGCCTGGGCGGATCTCTCGCCGCTCCAGGACGAGCGGCTGCTCGCGGCGACGGTCTCCGACGCGTCCGGCCTGGCCGATCACACCCCCCGGATGCCCGCGGACGCGCTGTGCGCGTGGCTCGCGGACAAACGCATGCTGCTGGTCCTCGACTCCTGCGAGCATCTGGTGGACGCCTGCCGCGATCTCGCGGGCGATCTGCTCACGGCCTGCCCCGGACTGACGATCCTCGCGACGAGCCGTCAGCCCGTCGGTATCCCGGGTGAGATGCGGTTCGAGGTCGGTCCGCTGCCCTTCGACGGCGACGCGCTGACCCTCTTCACGGACCGGGCCCGTGCCGCCGCCCCGGGCCTGCGGCTGGACGGCCCCGAGCAGACCAGGGCCGTCGCCGCGATCTGCCGCCGCCTGGACGGCATCCCGCTGGCCCTGGAGCTGGCGGGCGCCCAACTGCGCGAGGGCACCGTCGAGGAGGTCGAGAAGCGGCTGCGTACCGCGCTGTCCGCGCTGGACACCGTCGAACCGGTGAGCCCCGCCCGCCACCAGTCGCTGCGTACCGCCATCGGCTGGAGCCATGAGCTGTGCGCCCCGCTCGAACGGCTGCTGTGGGCGCGGCTCTCGGTGCTGCGCGGCACCTTCGACGAGTCCGCCGCGCGGGCCGTCTGCGTGGGCGGCCCGCTGCGCGCCGACGCGGTGGCGCCCGCGCTGGCCGGACTGGTCGCCAAGTCCGTGGTGTCCCGGCGCGGCAACGGCTTCCGGATGCTCGACACCGTCCGGGAGTACGGCCGGATGTGGCTCGCCGAACTCGGCGAGGAGAAGGCCGCCGAGGGGCGGCACGCCCGCGCCTTCCTCAATCTGGTGCGCCGCGCCGACGACGGCTGGCTCGGCCCCGGCCAGGCGGGCTGGTACCGCAGGCTCGCCGCCGCGCATCCCGATGTGTGCGCGGCCCTCGACCATCTGCTCACGACCGATCCGCACGCGGCCACCGAGATGGCGTCCCGCGTCGGCTTCTTCTGGGCGTGCTGCGGCCATCTGCACGAGGCACGCGACTATCTGGAGTCCGCGCTCGCGCTGTACGGCGTGCCCGGCCCGACGCGTACCCGCGCGCAATGGGCGCTCGGCTGCGCGGCGCTGCTCCAGGGGGAGCACGACAAGGCACGGCTGCTGGGTGAGCTCTGCGCCCAGGAGGCGGAGCGCGATGACGATCTGGAGGGCCGCAGATCCGCCGCGTACCTCCTCGGCATCACCCATCTGCTGTCGGGCCGTCCGCTGGCCGCCGGGAACGTCGCGGACCGGGCCCTGGCGACCGCGCCCGACGGGCCGTTCGCGTCGGCGTCGGTGCTGCGCTGCCATCTCGTCCGGATCTTCGCGCTGACCGGGTCGGGGCAGCTGGACCAGGCGACGGCCGAGGCGGAGAAGCTGCGGCGCGGCTGTGTGTCGCGCGGCGAGTACTGGGCCCGCAACTACACCTACTACCAGCTGTCGCTGATCGCGCTGTTCCAGGACCGGCCCGAGGAGGCCGCGGAGCACGCGCGGGCCATGCTCGACGGCAAGCGCAGGCTGGGTGACACCTTCGGTATCGCCCTGGGCCTCGACCTGCTGGCCGCCGCGCTCGCCGCGGGCGGCGAGAACAACTCCGCCGCCCGGCTCGCGGGCACCGGCCTCGCGTACTGGCGCGCGGTCGGCCACGCCCAGCGCGGTACCCCGGAGCTGGGCCCGATCCGTGAGGAATGCGAGCGGGCGGCCCGCGAGGCACTGGGCGACGAGAGTTACGACCGGGAGTTCCGTACCGGGGTCGAGGAGGACGCCTCGCTGGCCCTCGCCCGGGTCGTCGGCGGCTGA
- a CDS encoding chaplin, with amino-acid sequence MKRVARNGLIAVAVAGGAVVGAGPAHADSTANGAAVGSPGAVSGNTVQLPVHVPVNACGNTVNVVGLLNPAAGNTCANRGGGTTAKGYGEQEKPGGSATPGTNAANGGGATAEGAAVGSPGVISGNGVQLPIDLPVNVSGNSVNVVGIGNPVFGNHSENVSGPKPPQKPVTPPERPVVPKPPVKEPVKVAPEEESKTPATVLPDNDHEKAAPAAPADSATLAQTGADPLALAAPAALALLGGTLLHRRFRKQRDN; translated from the coding sequence ATGAAGCGGGTTGCCCGGAATGGATTGATCGCCGTGGCCGTCGCCGGAGGTGCCGTCGTCGGCGCCGGCCCGGCCCACGCGGACTCCACCGCGAACGGCGCGGCGGTGGGCTCGCCCGGCGCGGTCTCCGGGAACACGGTCCAGCTGCCGGTGCACGTCCCCGTCAACGCGTGCGGGAACACCGTCAATGTGGTCGGTCTCCTGAACCCGGCGGCGGGCAACACCTGCGCGAACCGCGGCGGCGGCACCACCGCGAAGGGATACGGGGAGCAGGAGAAGCCCGGCGGGTCGGCCACGCCGGGCACGAACGCGGCGAACGGCGGCGGCGCCACCGCCGAGGGCGCGGCCGTCGGCTCGCCCGGGGTGATCTCCGGGAACGGTGTGCAGCTCCCGATCGACCTCCCGGTCAACGTCAGCGGGAACTCCGTCAACGTCGTCGGCATCGGCAACCCGGTGTTCGGCAACCACTCGGAGAACGTCTCCGGACCCAAGCCCCCGCAGAAGCCGGTGACCCCGCCGGAGCGGCCCGTCGTGCCCAAGCCGCCGGTGAAGGAGCCCGTGAAGGTCGCGCCGGAGGAGGAGTCGAAGACCCCGGCCACCGTCCTCCCGGACAACGACCACGAGAAGGCCGCCCCGGCCGCGCCCGCCGACTCGGCCACGCTCGCCCAGACCGGCGCCGACCCGCTGGCCCTCGCCGCCCCCGCCGCCCTCGCGCTGCTCGGCGGCACCCTGCTGCACCGCCGCTTCCGCAAGCAGCGCGACAACTGA
- a CDS encoding Asp23/Gls24 family envelope stress response protein yields the protein MATQEVSGGKKGTATGTGPARGGSAEHTTTLGGGATGPGEPAATRGRTSIADAVVVKVAGTAAREVPGVRDMGGGLSRTFGAVRDRVPGGRPDVGRGVKVEVGERQAAVDLGLVAEYGVPIAGLAREVRENVIDAVERITGLEVVEVNITVHDVRLPDEEDDEDEDGRGDGFGSRVA from the coding sequence ATGGCCACTCAGGAAGTCTCCGGTGGGAAGAAGGGCACCGCGACCGGGACCGGCCCGGCGCGCGGCGGCTCGGCCGAGCACACCACCACCCTCGGCGGCGGGGCGACCGGCCCCGGGGAACCGGCCGCCACCCGGGGCCGGACCTCGATCGCGGACGCCGTGGTCGTCAAGGTCGCGGGCACGGCCGCCCGTGAGGTGCCGGGTGTGCGTGACATGGGAGGCGGTCTCTCCCGTACGTTCGGCGCGGTACGCGACCGGGTGCCGGGCGGGCGGCCCGATGTGGGCCGGGGCGTCAAGGTCGAGGTGGGCGAGCGGCAGGCGGCCGTGGACCTGGGCCTGGTGGCCGAGTACGGGGTGCCGATCGCGGGCCTGGCGCGCGAGGTGCGGGAGAACGTCATCGACGCGGTCGAACGGATCACCGGTCTGGAGGTCGTCGAGGTGAACATCACCGTCCACGATGTCCGGCTGCCCGACGAGGAGGACGACGAGGACGAGGACGGACGCGGGGACGGCTTCGGCTCCCGGGTCGCATGA
- a CDS encoding ABC transporter permease: MRSPGRDEAVLAADVLLPVDMTLGVVLVALLLLAATTAAVFRLAPDGSRGRARDIAFAGGRAAAQLAAVSLAIGWVVRHLPATFAFLLLMFAVAVWTAGHRITPDRGWWWAAVPVAGPVAPLVAVLLAIGLLPARGIAMIPVTGILIGGALTATVLAGRRALDELTARAGEVEACLALGFLERDARLEIVRPAASDALLPGLDQTRTVGLVTLPGAFVGMLLGGASPVMAGAVQLFVLIALMAVQTMAVAITVELVARGRLRRPAPGAGTGARVRS, translated from the coding sequence ATGCGTTCCCCCGGCCGGGACGAGGCCGTACTGGCGGCCGATGTGCTGCTGCCGGTCGACATGACCCTCGGGGTGGTCCTGGTCGCCCTTCTGCTGCTGGCCGCCACGACGGCCGCCGTGTTCCGGCTGGCGCCGGACGGGTCGCGCGGCCGGGCCCGGGACATCGCGTTCGCGGGCGGCCGGGCCGCGGCGCAGCTCGCGGCCGTGTCGCTGGCCATCGGCTGGGTGGTGCGGCACCTTCCCGCCACGTTCGCCTTCCTGCTGCTGATGTTCGCCGTCGCGGTCTGGACCGCCGGGCACCGGATCACCCCGGACCGGGGCTGGTGGTGGGCGGCGGTCCCCGTCGCCGGGCCGGTGGCGCCGCTGGTCGCCGTGCTGCTGGCGATCGGGCTGCTGCCCGCGCGGGGGATCGCGATGATCCCGGTGACGGGCATCCTCATCGGCGGCGCGCTCACCGCGACGGTGCTGGCCGGCCGCCGGGCGCTGGACGAGCTGACGGCCCGTGCCGGTGAGGTGGAGGCGTGTCTGGCGCTGGGGTTCCTGGAGCGGGACGCGCGGCTGGAGATCGTCCGCCCGGCCGCCTCGGACGCGCTGCTGCCGGGCCTGGACCAGACCCGTACGGTCGGTCTGGTGACCCTGCCGGGCGCGTTCGTCGGGATGCTGCTGGGCGGCGCGTCCCCGGTCATGGCGGGCGCGGTGCAGCTCTTCGTGCTGATCGCGCTGATGGCGGTGCAGACCATGGCGGTGGCGATCACCGTGGAGCTGGTCGCGCGGGGACGGCTGCGGCGGCCCGCGCCCGGTGCGGGAACCGGGGCGCGCGTGCGTTCGTGA
- a CDS encoding MBL fold metallo-hydrolase: MAARIDRLVTSGTFSLDGGTWDVDNNVWIVGDDSEAVVIDAAHDADAIAEALGDRRLVAIVCTHAHDDHVDAAPALADRTGAPVLLHPADTELWRLTHPDRAPDGELADGQEITVAGTVLRVLHTPGHCRGAVSLYAPELGTVFTGDTLFAGGPGATGRSFSDFPTIVESIRAKLLTLPGETVVRTGHGDSTTIAAEAPQLDEWLRRGH; the protein is encoded by the coding sequence ATGGCCGCGCGCATCGACCGCCTCGTCACCTCCGGCACGTTCTCGCTGGACGGCGGCACCTGGGACGTCGACAACAACGTCTGGATCGTCGGTGACGACTCCGAGGCGGTCGTCATCGACGCCGCCCACGACGCCGACGCGATCGCCGAGGCCCTCGGGGACCGGCGGCTCGTCGCGATCGTGTGCACCCACGCTCACGACGACCACGTCGACGCCGCCCCCGCCCTCGCGGACCGCACCGGCGCACCCGTCCTGCTGCACCCCGCCGACACCGAACTGTGGCGGCTCACCCACCCCGACCGGGCACCCGACGGCGAACTGGCCGACGGCCAGGAGATCACCGTCGCGGGCACCGTGCTGCGCGTCCTGCACACCCCCGGCCACTGCCGGGGAGCGGTCAGCCTGTACGCCCCCGAGCTGGGTACGGTCTTCACCGGGGACACCCTGTTCGCGGGCGGCCCCGGCGCGACCGGCCGGTCCTTCAGCGACTTCCCGACCATCGTGGAGTCGATCCGCGCCAAGCTGCTGACCCTGCCCGGCGAGACCGTGGTCCGCACCGGCCACGGCGACAGCACGACGATCGCCGCCGAGGCCCCCCAACTGGACGAATGGCTCCGCCGGGGCCACTGA
- a CDS encoding RNA polymerase sigma factor, which translates to MPGNGIAGTDRPDPPGRAPDDALLAVRAREGDEEAFETLVHRHGPLLLNLATRMLGDRAEAEDAVQDAFVSAWRRLPEYRGDAAFRTWMYRIVTNRCLNVLRARRPSAPLDAVAEPPAPEHEGSPARTAESHAAMRDLAVALTGLSPEQRACWVLRELHDLSYEEIAEAVGISRQAVRGRIFRARRQLTESMGAWR; encoded by the coding sequence TTGCCCGGGAACGGCATCGCCGGTACGGACCGACCCGACCCCCCGGGCCGGGCGCCCGACGACGCCCTGCTGGCGGTCCGGGCCCGGGAGGGCGACGAGGAGGCGTTCGAGACATTGGTGCACCGCCACGGTCCGCTGCTGCTCAATCTGGCGACCCGCATGCTCGGTGACCGGGCGGAGGCCGAGGACGCCGTCCAGGACGCGTTCGTCAGCGCTTGGCGGCGGCTGCCGGAGTACCGTGGTGACGCCGCATTCCGCACCTGGATGTACCGCATCGTCACCAACCGCTGTCTGAACGTGCTGCGCGCGAGACGTCCCTCGGCGCCCCTGGACGCCGTCGCCGAACCCCCGGCTCCCGAGCACGAGGGCTCCCCGGCGCGGACGGCGGAGTCGCACGCCGCGATGCGCGACCTGGCGGTCGCGCTCACGGGCCTGTCGCCCGAGCAGCGGGCCTGCTGGGTCCTGCGTGAGCTGCACGATCTGTCGTACGAGGAGATCGCCGAGGCGGTGGGCATCAGCCGGCAGGCCGTCCGCGGGCGGATCTTCCGCGCACGGCGCCAACTGACGGAGTCGATGGGAGCATGGCGTTGA
- a CDS encoding S-(hydroxymethyl)mycothiol dehydrogenase: protein MGAQQVRGVIARAKGEPVRIETIVVPDPGPGEAVVKVQTCGVCHTDLHYREGGINDDFPFLLGHEAAGIVESVGEGVTEVAPGDFVVLNWRAVCGQCRACRRGRPQYCFDTHNARQRMTLTDGTELSPALGIGAFAEKTLVAAGQCTKVDPAASPAAAGLLGCGVMAGIGAAINTGGVGRGDSVAVIGCGGVGAAAVLGARLAGAGRIVAVDIDDRKLETARGLGATHTVNSRSTDAVEGIRELTGGFGADVVIEAVGRPETYEQAFYARDLAGTVVLVGVPTPEMRIDLPLLDFFGRGGSLKSSWYGDCLPSRDFPMLIDLYLQGRLDLDAFVTETIGLDDVEAAFTRMHQGDVLRSVVVL, encoded by the coding sequence ATGGGAGCGCAGCAGGTGCGGGGCGTCATCGCGCGGGCGAAGGGCGAACCGGTCCGCATCGAGACGATCGTCGTGCCCGACCCCGGACCCGGTGAGGCCGTGGTCAAGGTCCAGACGTGCGGGGTCTGCCACACCGACCTCCACTACCGCGAGGGCGGCATCAACGACGACTTCCCCTTCCTCCTCGGCCATGAGGCCGCCGGGATCGTCGAGTCCGTCGGCGAGGGCGTCACCGAGGTCGCCCCCGGCGACTTCGTCGTCCTCAACTGGCGGGCCGTCTGCGGTCAGTGCCGCGCCTGCCGGCGCGGCCGTCCCCAGTACTGCTTCGACACCCACAACGCCCGTCAGCGGATGACCCTCACCGACGGCACCGAACTCTCCCCGGCGCTCGGTATCGGCGCCTTCGCGGAGAAGACCCTGGTCGCCGCCGGACAGTGCACCAAGGTCGACCCGGCCGCCTCCCCGGCCGCCGCGGGACTCCTCGGCTGCGGGGTGATGGCCGGGATCGGTGCCGCGATCAACACCGGGGGCGTCGGCCGGGGCGACTCGGTGGCCGTCATCGGCTGCGGCGGGGTCGGCGCGGCGGCCGTCCTCGGCGCCCGGCTCGCCGGAGCCGGACGGATCGTCGCCGTCGACATCGACGACCGCAAGCTGGAGACCGCGCGCGGCCTCGGCGCCACCCACACCGTCAACTCCCGCTCCACCGACGCCGTCGAGGGGATCCGCGAACTGACCGGCGGCTTCGGCGCCGATGTGGTGATCGAGGCGGTCGGCCGGCCCGAGACGTACGAGCAGGCGTTCTACGCCCGCGATCTCGCGGGCACGGTCGTCCTCGTCGGTGTCCCCACCCCCGAGATGCGGATCGATCTGCCGCTCCTCGACTTCTTCGGACGCGGCGGCTCCCTCAAGTCGTCCTGGTACGGCGACTGCCTGCCGTCCCGCGACTTCCCGATGCTGATCGACCTCTATCTCCAGGGGCGGCTCGACCTCGACGCGTTCGTCACCGAGACCATCGGGCTGGACGACGTCGAGGCGGCGTTCACCCGGATGCACCAGGGCGACGTCCTGCGTTCGGTGGTGGTCCTCTGA
- a CDS encoding SRPBCC family protein, producing MSDIVDRINDVHREVGGRTVPEGRARTVLLRRAYDFPAGDVWDACADPERISRWFLPVSGEFWLGGDYRLEGNAGGRILACEPPRLLRVSWLSGPDPGFGEVELRLTPEGTERTVLALEHAAVVPDGTWDRYGPGATGVGWDLTLLGLGRHLRTGAGALESGEWQDSPEAVEFMTRSSAAWGAAHRASGAEPAAAGAAAQATLAFYVPSAGGEGTPGAS from the coding sequence ATGAGCGACATCGTCGACCGGATCAACGACGTCCACCGCGAGGTCGGCGGCCGGACCGTCCCCGAGGGACGGGCCCGTACGGTGCTGCTGCGGCGCGCGTACGACTTCCCCGCCGGGGACGTCTGGGACGCCTGCGCCGACCCCGAACGGATCAGCCGCTGGTTCCTGCCGGTCAGCGGGGAGTTCTGGCTGGGCGGGGACTACCGGCTGGAGGGCAACGCGGGCGGGCGGATCCTGGCCTGCGAACCGCCCCGGCTGCTGCGGGTGAGCTGGCTGTCCGGCCCCGACCCCGGGTTCGGCGAGGTGGAACTGCGGCTCACCCCCGAGGGCACGGAACGGACCGTCCTCGCACTGGAGCACGCGGCGGTGGTCCCCGACGGGACATGGGACCGGTACGGGCCCGGCGCGACAGGCGTCGGCTGGGACCTCACCCTGCTCGGACTCGGACGGCATCTGCGGACCGGGGCGGGCGCCCTGGAGTCCGGGGAGTGGCAGGACTCCCCCGAGGCGGTGGAGTTCATGACCCGCTCCAGCGCCGCCTGGGGCGCGGCGCACCGGGCGTCCGGCGCGGAACCCGCCGCCGCCGGGGCCGCCGCGCAAGCGACCCTGGCGTTCTACGTACCCTCCGCCGGGGGCGAGGGGACCCCGGGCGCCTCCTGA
- a CDS encoding ATP-binding protein, translating to MRAQKRCGGRTARVEFVLPGGSASAGRARQLTRALLAEGCGRPSDRLHDAQLVVSELVSNATRAARGPCRLRLRLDAHEFTVEVHDDSPERPSLRAPSASAESGRGLALVHALSRHWCVVGDRRGGKTVRAVLALD from the coding sequence ATGCGCGCGCAGAAGCGTTGCGGTGGTCGCACGGCACGTGTCGAATTCGTGCTGCCGGGCGGCTCCGCGTCGGCGGGCCGGGCCAGGCAGCTCACCCGGGCGTTGCTCGCGGAGGGGTGCGGCCGGCCGTCGGACCGGCTGCACGATGCCCAGCTCGTCGTGTCCGAGCTGGTGTCCAACGCCACCCGGGCCGCGCGTGGGCCCTGCCGGCTCCGGCTGCGGCTGGACGCCCACGAGTTCACGGTGGAGGTGCACGACGACAGCCCCGAGCGGCCGTCGCTGCGTGCGCCGTCGGCGTCGGCGGAGTCGGGGCGGGGGCTGGCCCTCGTCCACGCGTTGTCCCGGCACTGGTGTGTCGTGGGCGACCGGCGGGGTGGGAAGACGGTACGGGCCGTACTCGCGCTGGACTGA